Genomic DNA from Lactuca sativa cultivar Salinas chromosome 8, Lsat_Salinas_v11, whole genome shotgun sequence:
ATGGATGGCTGCAGCTACAAGGCGGCTGCTGGCGGCTCTCTTTCTAATACCCTAGTGGCATTGGCTAGGCTTGGTGGTCACTCCATTGGTGGACCTCCCTTGAATGTAGCTATGGCTGGTAGCATTGGTGGTGATCCATTGGGTGGATTTTACAGGTATACCCTTGCCTTTAACATTAGCCATTAGGTGTTGTATGGATAAAATAAACCATGTTGATGAAGTCTTTGAGAAACTGAATCATAAGGGTAAAGTaaagatataaatatatatatagttttatgttttGATTTTTAGTTTTATGATGTGTTTTTATAGAACTAAACTAAGGCGTGCAAATGTGAACTTTCTTTCTGCACCTGTGAAAGATGGGACCACAGGGACAGTTATAGTTCTGACAACCTCAGATGCACAACGTACAATGCTTGCATATCAGGTATGTAAATATCCaattactttgaaaaatctatccaTGAAATTGAAAATTGCTTTGTATGCggatgacattgctataattgggtagcTTTCTAAAAATAAATGCTTTAATAGGAAAAAAATATATGGAAGTCTAATAGATTCTACATATTTCTTTGAGGCAGGGAACATCATCTTACATTAACTATGATTCAAGTATGGAGAGCATAATTTCCAAAACAAATATTCTTGTTGTTGAAGGGTATTTATTTGAATTTCCAGACACAATTAAAACAATTAAgaaaatttgtcaatttgctcGTGATAGTGGTGCTTTGGTTGCTGTTACTGCCTCAGATGTGACTTGCATAGAGAGACATTATGAtgatttttggtaagttttgttTACCTTTAGTTACTTTTACTCCATGATGTTACATTTtatgttgaaatttaaattaggTTAAGTGTAATGGTTTAATCACtatagaaaaaaaatgaaaaattttcaactttcttGAGAAATTGATGTTATGAAGTTAAAGGGTGTTCGGATATGCTGTAAAAAGTAATTATTGAGGATTGAAATCATAATAATCAGTCTTATAAAAGTTTGTCATATTAAACATCTTATTATTATGGGTGACTCTACTTTCACCATTTTATCTATTTAGCCacttacttttttttttggtAGTGATTATACCATTTTACTCTTTTGGGAAATATTCAGAAAAATCACATTATTTTGGGGAATTTTTTGATAAAGTCCTAATTTTTTTCGAACAGAAAAGTCCCGATTATTTAATTGTATATGATAATGTGTCATTTCCTGTTAAAATAATAGTAaagatttttttgttaatttgggcaaaatattaaataatcatgaattttctgttaaaaaaataagactttatcaaaaaatttCCCAAGATAATGAGATTTTTCTACATATTCCCCTTACCTTTTTTGTCGTTTAAAAAAGTATTTTTCTTGGTTACCATGTTTGGAAAAAGGGAAAAATGCATACAAATATAGCATAGTTTCACTATTTTTATCGATTTAGCCGCTGACCTATCATCACAATAatcattaaataatatttttttcattGGATAAATTGATAAAATGGTGAAAGATACAAAtgggatttaattaattaatattataatattttctttttctaggGAAATCATGGAAAACTATGCGGACATCATATTTGCAAATAGCGATGAAGCCCGAGCATTTTGTCATTTTTGTTCAGAAGAAAGTCCGATATCTTCCACACAATATTTAAGTCATTTTGTCCCATTAGTTTCGGTTACTGATGGGCCCCGCGGGTCATACATTGGCATAAAAGGAGAAGCTTTATATGTCCCTCCTTCACCTTGTGTCCCAGTGGACACATGTGGGGCCGGGGATGCGTATGCCTCGGGCATATTGTACGGGTTATTGAGGGGTGCATCGGGTTTGAAGGGAATGGGGACGTTGGCTGCCCGGGTTGCAGCCGTGGTGGTCGGGCAGCAGGGCACGCGGCTCAGGGTTCAGGATGCGTCTCAGTTGGCTCAGTCGTTTGGGTTTGGTGTTGAGGGCTCGGTTCAGGCGGATGTGGGTTCGGATCAAATTTCTAGTTTGTAGTGGATTGTGGATAGATTGTTTTTAGAAattgtttattaattatatattattttttaaattaattgatGGGTTTGAAATGGATTAGATTTGTTGAGAAGTTATGTTGTTTTGAAGATGTTGATTGTATATaagaagaaagaaaaaagaaTGATGTTACTGAGGGTAACAAGGAGTAATTTTGTAGGAACAAGCATGGTTTGAGTTATGCATTATGTTAAAGGTTGAATTAATAGAGTTaaaactttaaatgaaaatgaaGTGATGGTGTCTTCTGTCTTGAATTCAATCTTTTAAGTTTTAATCCTATGATAAGAATGGTTTACACCGTTATTCGCATTGTATTTCGtaaagacaaaattacataagtGGTCCTTGTGTTTTATAAAAAATCATAGGTTTAGACccaaactcttttttttttttttatttattttttattttttatttttatttttttttatttttatgagaTGTGGTTTCAATTTTTTCTGTGATTGATCTATTATCTAT
This window encodes:
- the LOC111900942 gene encoding uncharacterized protein LOC111900942, whose product is MMVDTTVMAAFSLASPLSTLHLSNFRASSPLFSLRPSTSSSSSSFRRLLILSNNTFSNPCHVNSSFTHPFHSTSTFLMSTEDSFARSSSSSSSCSSSSSDDNHSSTIEDDDDDDDVVGAVLDKDDYDSSPPPLPDRWDVLGLGQAMVDFSGMVDDEFLMRLGLDKGTRKVVNHEERGRVLQAMDGCSYKAAAGGSLSNTLVALARLGGHSIGGPPLNVAMAGSIGGDPLGGFYRTKLRRANVNFLSAPVKDGTTGTVIVLTTSDAQRTMLAYQGTSSYINYDSSMESIISKTNILVVEGYLFEFPDTIKTIKKICQFARDSGALVAVTASDVTCIERHYDDFWEIMENYADIIFANSDEARAFCHFCSEESPISSTQYLSHFVPLVSVTDGPRGSYIGIKGEALYVPPSPCVPVDTCGAGDAYASGILYGLLRGASGLKGMGTLAARVAAVVVGQQGTRLRVQDASQLAQSFGFGVEGSVQADVGSDQISSL